One window of the Passer domesticus isolate bPasDom1 chromosome 14, bPasDom1.hap1, whole genome shotgun sequence genome contains the following:
- the KIF7 gene encoding kinesin-like protein KIF7 isoform X1 codes for MAAEAAVVRVAVRVRPLLPREALRGHRPCLRSDAATGEVALGRRRFRFAAVLPEAAGQAAVYRACVQPLLRAFFRGFNATVFAYGQTGSGKTYTIGEASVASINEDEQGIIPRAMAETFRLIDENDLIDYTVRVSYLEVYKEEFRDLLQVDTASKDIQIREDDKGNIVLCGVKESEVEGLDEVLSLLEMGNTAKHTGATHINRQSSRSHTIFTVTMEQRRGAGRLPLHHHPPTVPAAGQVLVSKFHFVDLAGSERIVKTGNTGERLKESIQINCGLLALGNVISALGDPRRKTTHIPYRDSKITRILKDSLGGNAQTVMIACVSPSSSDFDESLNTLNYANRAQNIQNRAVVNCRKETEHIEELQLQIKSLQKALEQRQRSETRTIRRSGSAKRGAPDATARLLAECAHYRTCTDAAHRLLSELQEDSNLTVEQILRVKEWLCAVESERSELTSAGLDSGIESTSMEEQGLEAQGSKGAKGQQVSTEKKCESIKDEQVAKLQRQVERLEEENRDFLAALEDAMEQYKLQSDKLQEQQDKISELHVRLEMAMPNLCVPGLLENLHLVTASQRPHTAPLDAAPSRGFGGAPSGLLPEQGGRALCKKKLSSNSSLQKEDLAGWHLNHAQHPTGDPEVREVVLRRELSQDSEKPSELSSGEEMEEWEQKQSLSQCRNGIQNLSKKEIFKLGEEPNGGNAHSIQEEQLELSKEVCGKRESLLGSWKRLPGKDSEWRLVQAQQKIRELAINIRMKEELITELIKTGKDAQALNKQYSQKISELEQEAEQVRAELSDSQKQLQELEGKEPWDPGEKRKLQEYRTRLAAVRSKAQVLCRKKQATERLVSLSAQSEKRVQELERNIQLMRRQQGQLQRRLREESEQKRRLETEVNKGQHRVKELELKHEQHQKILRIKTEEIAAFQRKRRSGSNGSVISLEQQQKIEEQKKWLDMEMDKVLEQRQALDELEDELRKREAIVAKKEALLQEKNGLESKRLRSSQALTDDIVRVSSRLEHLEKELSEKNGQLRHGSAHDQQQIRQEINSLRQEKDQLLKQRLELDNKLRQGTLLSPEEERILFQLDEAIEALDAAIEYKNESITCRQRVLRASASLLSQCEMNLMAKLSYLSSSETRALLCKYFDKVVTLREDQHRQHIAFSELEMQLEEQQQLVYWLEAAVERQRLEMDRQLTLQQKEHEQNMQLLLQQSREHMDEGLASSKLQYEARIQVLEKELSRYMWANQELNQRLSNMNLHPGQNKAGMERSIHGAGDRAAPELGTCEEFSAREQPVPPAEESPRARDESRDLVHAPLPSTWRRSSLPSDSPGEPRPRDSEHRAGQPHELLAPRSLAAAPKARRELRRASLTVSPVPHHPAMIDVRKNPL; via the exons AtggcggcggaggcggcggtGGTGCGGGTGGCGGTGCGGGTGCGGCCGCTGCTGCCCCGCGAGGCGCTGCGGGGACACCGGCCCTGCCTGCGGAGCGATGCCGCCACCGGCGAGGTGGCGCTGGGCCGCCGCCGGTTCCGCTTCGCCGCCGTGCTGCCCGAGGCGGCGGGGCAGGCGGCCGTGTACCGGGCCTGCGTCCAGCCGCTGCTGCGCGCCTTCTTCCGCGGCTTCAACGCCACCGTGTTCGCCTACGGACAGACCGGCTCCGGCAAGACCTACACCATCGGGGAGGCCAGCGTCG CTTCCATCAATGAAGATGAGCAGGGCATCATCCCACGAGCCATGGCTGAGACCTTCAGGCTCATCGATGAGAATGACCTGATCGACTACACGGTCCGAGTGTCCTACCTGGAAGTGTACAAGGAGGAGTTTCGGGACTTGCTGCAGGTGGATACAGCCAGCAAAGACATCCAGATCCGGGAGGATGACAAGGGGAACATTG TGCTCTGCGGGGTGAAGGAGTCAGAAGTGGAAGGGCTGGACGAGGTGCTGAGCCTGCTGGAGATGGGGAACACAGCCAAGCACACGGGAGCCACCCACATCAACAGGCAGTCGAGCCGCTCGCACACCATCTTCACGGTGACCATGGAGCAGCGGCGTGGCGCTGGCCGGCTGCCCCTGCACCACCACCCCCCCACTGTGCCCGCCGCCGGACAGGTCCTGGTGTCCAAGTTCCATTTCGTGGACCTGGCGGGCTCAGAGCGAATTGTGAAGACGGGAAACACGGGGGAGAGGCTGAAGGAGAGTATCCAGATCAACTGCGGCCTCCTGGCCTTGGGCAACGTCATCAGTGCCTTGGGAGATCCTCGGAGAAAGACCACCCACATCCCGTACAGGGACTCCAAAATCACCAG GATCCTGAAAGACTCCCTGGGGGGGAATGCCCAGACCGTGATGATAGCCTGCGTCAGCCCCTCTTCCTCGGACTTCGACGAGAGCCTCAACACGCTGAACTACGCCAACCGGGCTCAGAACATCCAGAACAGGGCGGTGGTGAACTGCCGCAAGGAGACGGAGCACAtcgaggagctgcagctgcagatcAAGAGCCTGCAGAAGGCGCTGGAGCAGCGGCAGCGCTCCGAGACGCGCACCATCCGCCGCTCGGGCAGCGCCAAGCGCGGCGCGCCGGACGCCACGGCCCGGCTGCTGGCCGAGTGCGCCCATTACCGCACCTGCACCGACGCCGCGCACCGGCTGCTCTCCGAGCTCCAGGAGGACAGCAACCTGACCGTGGAGCAGATCCTGCGCGTCAAGGAGTGGCTGTGCGCCGTGGAGAGCGAGAGGAGCGAGCTGACCTCGGCCGGGCTGGATAGCGGCATTGAGAGCACCTCCATGGAGGAGCAGGGACTGGAGGCGCAAGGTTCAAAAGGGGCGAAAGGCCAG CAGGTGAGCACTGAGAAGAAGTGTGAGTCCATCAAAGATGAGCAGGTGGCCAAGCTACAGAGGCAAGTGGAACGTCTGGAGGAGGAGAACCGTGATTTCCTGGCTGCCCTGGAGGATGCTATGGAACAGTATAAGCTGCAG AGTGAcaaactgcaggagcagcaggataaGATCTCAGAGCTGCACGTGCGCTTGGAGATGGCAATGCCAAACCTGTGTGtgccaggactgctggagaaTCTTCACCTGGTGACAGCCAGCCAgagacctcacacagccccgcTGGATGCTGCCCCGTCCCGTGGCTTTGGTGGGGCTCCCTCGGGGCTGCTTCCTGAGCAGGGTGGAAGAGCTCTTTGCAAGAAG AAGCTCAGCAGCAACTCCTCCTTGCAGAAGGAGGATCTGGCAGGCTGGCACCTGAACCATGCACAGCACCCCACTGGTGATCCCGAGGTCAGAGAGGTGGTGCTGAGGAGGGAGCTCAGCCAGGACTCAGAGAAGCCATCAGAACTGTCCTCAGGAGAGGAGATGGAGGAATGGGAACAGAAGCAGTCTCTGTCCCAGTGCCG AAATGGGATCCAAAATTTGAGCAAGAAAGAGATTTTCAAGTTGGGTGAGGAGCCAAATGGAGGCAATGCCCACTCAattcaggaggagcagctggagctgtcaAAAG AGGTCTGTGGGAAGCGGGAGTCACTGCTTGGTTCCTGGAAGCGCTTGCCAGGGAAGGACTCTGAGTGGAGGCTGGTGCAAGCACAGCAGAAGATCCGAGAGCTGGCGATCAACATCCGCATGAAGGAGGAGCTGATCACGGAGCTCATTAAGACAG GCAAGGATGCCCAGGCTCTGAACAAGCAGTACAGCCAGAAGATCAGCGAGCTggagcaggaagcagagcaggtGCGGGCAGAGCTGAGCGACAgccagaagcagctccaggagctggagggCAAAGAGCCGTGGGACCCTGGGGAGAAGCGCAAGCTGCAGGAGTACCGCACACGCCTGGCGGCCGTGCGGAGCAAGGCACAG GTTCTGTGCAGGAAGAAGCAGGCGACGGAGAGGCTGGTGTCGCTGTCGGCGCAGAGCGAGAAGCGCgtgcaggagctggagaggaacATCCAGCTGATGCggcggcagcaggggcagctgcagcGGCGGCTGCGCGAGGAGAGCGAGCAGAAACGGCGGCTGGAGACAGAGGTGAACAAGGGACAGCACCGAGTCAAG gagctggagctgaagcATGAGCAGCACCAGAAAATCCTGCGCATCAAAACAGAGGAAATTGCGGCTTTCCAGAGGAAGCGGCGGAGTGGCAGCAATGGTTCTGTGatcagcctggagcagcagcag AAAATTGAGGAGCAGAAGAAGTGGCTGGACATGGAGATGGATAAAGTTCTCGAGCAGCGCCAGGCCCTGGATGAGCTGGAAGATGAGCTGAGGAAGCGGGAAGCTATTGTGGCCAAAAAggaagccctgctgcaggagaagaATGGCCTGGAGAGCAAAAGGCTGCGCTCGAGCCAG GCCCTGACAGATGACATAGTGCGCGTGTCCAGCCGCCTGGAGCACCTGGAGAAGGAGCTGAGCGAGAAGAACGGGCAGCTGCGCCACGGCAGCGCCCACGACCAGCAGCAGATCCGCCAGGAGATCAACAGCCTGCGCCAGGAGAAGGACCAGCTGCTCAAGCAGAGGCTGGAGCTCGACAACAAGCTGCGTCAGGGCAcgctgctgtccccagag GAAGAACGGATCTTGTTCCAGCTGGATGAGGCAATTGAGGCTCTGGATGCAGCCATTGAGTACAAGAACGAGTCCATCACGTGCAGGCAGCGAGTCCTGCGGGCCTCGGCCAGCCTGCTGTCACAGTGTGAGATGAACCTCATGGCCAAGCTCAGCTACCTCTCCTCCTCTGAGACAcgagctctgctctgcaagtACTTTGACAAG GTGGTGACACTGCGGGAGGatcagcacaggcagcacatTGCCTTCTCAGAGCTGGAGatgcagctggaggagcagcagcagctggtgtACTGGCTGGAGGCGGCCGTGGAGCGGCAGCGCCTGGAGATGGACCGGCAGCTcaccctgcagcagaaggagcacGAGCAGAACATGCAGTtactgctgcagcagagccgcG AGCACATGGACGAGGGGCTGGCCAGCAGCAAGCTGCAGTATGAGGCGAGGATTCAAGTGCTGGAAAAGGAGCTGAGCCGCTACATGTGGGCAAACCAGGAGCTGAACCAGAGACTGAGTAACATGAACCTCCATCCTGGACAGAACAAAG cagggatggagagaaGCATtcatggggctggggacagagctgcccCTGAGCTTGGCACCTGTGAGGAATTCAGCGCCAGGGAGCAGCCCGTGCCTCCAGCTGAAGAGAGCCCTCGGGCCAGGGATGAGAGCAGGGACCTGGTGCACGCCCCTTTGCCCTCGACGTGGAGGCGTTCCTCGCTGCCCAGCGACAGCCCCGGCGAGCCCCGGCCGAGGGACAGCGAGCACAGAGCGGGGCAGCCCCACGAGCTGCTGGCCCCGCGGAGCCTGGCTGCGGCTCCCAAAGCCCGGCGGGAGCTGCGCAGAGCCAGCCTCACCGTCAGCCCGGTGCCGCACCACCCAGCCATGATAGACGTGAGGAAAAACCCGCTCTAA
- the KIF7 gene encoding kinesin-like protein KIF7 isoform X3, whose protein sequence is MAAEAAVVRVAVRVRPLLPREALRGHRPCLRSDAATGEVALGRRRFRFAAVLPEAAGQAAVYRACVQPLLRAFFRGFNATVFAYGQTGSGKTYTIGEASVASINEDEQGIIPRAMAETFRLIDENDLIDYTVRVSYLEVYKEEFRDLLQVDTASKDIQIREDDKGNIVLCGVKESEVEGLDEVLSLLEMGNTAKHTGATHINRQSSRSHTIFTVTMEQRRGAGRLPLHHHPPTVPAAGQVLVSKFHFVDLAGSERIVKTGNTGERLKESIQINCGLLALGNVISALGDPRRKTTHIPYRDSKITRILKDSLGGNAQTVMIACVSPSSSDFDESLNTLNYANRAQNIQNRAVVNCRKETEHIEELQLQIKSLQKALEQRQRSETRTIRRSGSAKRGAPDATARLLAECAHYRTCTDAAHRLLSELQEDSNLTVEQILRVKEWLCAVESERSELTSAGLDSGIESTSMEEQGLEAQGSKGAKGQVSTEKKCESIKDEQVAKLQRQVERLEEENRDFLAALEDAMEQYKLQSDKLQEQQDKISELHVRLEMAMPNLCVPGLLENLHLVTASQRPHTAPLDAAPSRGFGGAPSGLLPEQGGRALCKKKLSSNSSLQKEDLAGWHLNHAQHPTGDPEVREVVLRRELSQDSEKPSELSSGEEMEEWEQKQSLSQCRNGIQNLSKKEIFKLGEEPNGGNAHSIQEEQLELSKEVCGKRESLLGSWKRLPGKDSEWRLVQAQQKIRELAINIRMKEELITELIKTGKDAQALNKQYSQKISELEQEAEQVRAELSDSQKQLQELEGKEPWDPGEKRKLQEYRTRLAAVRSKAQVLCRKKQATERLVSLSAQSEKRVQELERNIQLMRRQQGQLQRRLREESEQKRRLETEVNKGQHRVKELELKHEQHQKILRIKTEEIAAFQRKRRSGSNGSVISLEQQQKIEEQKKWLDMEMDKVLEQRQALDELEDELRKREAIVAKKEALLQEKNGLESKRLRSSQALTDDIVRVSSRLEHLEKELSEKNGQLRHGSAHDQQQIRQEINSLRQEKDQLLKQRLELDNKLRQGTLLSPEEERILFQLDEAIEALDAAIEYKNESITCRQRVLRASASLLSQCEMNLMAKLSYLSSSETRALLCKYFDKVVTLREDQHRQHIAFSELEMQLEEQQQLVYWLEAAVERQRLEMDRQLTLQQKEHEQNMQLLLQQSREHMDEGLASSKLQYEARIQVLEKELSRYMWANQELNQRLSNMNLHPGQNKAGMERSIHGAGDRAAPELGTCEEFSAREQPVPPAEESPRARDESRDLVHAPLPSTWRRSSLPSDSPGEPRPRDSEHRAGQPHELLAPRSLAAAPKARRELRRASLTVSPVPHHPAMIDVRKNPL, encoded by the exons AtggcggcggaggcggcggtGGTGCGGGTGGCGGTGCGGGTGCGGCCGCTGCTGCCCCGCGAGGCGCTGCGGGGACACCGGCCCTGCCTGCGGAGCGATGCCGCCACCGGCGAGGTGGCGCTGGGCCGCCGCCGGTTCCGCTTCGCCGCCGTGCTGCCCGAGGCGGCGGGGCAGGCGGCCGTGTACCGGGCCTGCGTCCAGCCGCTGCTGCGCGCCTTCTTCCGCGGCTTCAACGCCACCGTGTTCGCCTACGGACAGACCGGCTCCGGCAAGACCTACACCATCGGGGAGGCCAGCGTCG CTTCCATCAATGAAGATGAGCAGGGCATCATCCCACGAGCCATGGCTGAGACCTTCAGGCTCATCGATGAGAATGACCTGATCGACTACACGGTCCGAGTGTCCTACCTGGAAGTGTACAAGGAGGAGTTTCGGGACTTGCTGCAGGTGGATACAGCCAGCAAAGACATCCAGATCCGGGAGGATGACAAGGGGAACATTG TGCTCTGCGGGGTGAAGGAGTCAGAAGTGGAAGGGCTGGACGAGGTGCTGAGCCTGCTGGAGATGGGGAACACAGCCAAGCACACGGGAGCCACCCACATCAACAGGCAGTCGAGCCGCTCGCACACCATCTTCACGGTGACCATGGAGCAGCGGCGTGGCGCTGGCCGGCTGCCCCTGCACCACCACCCCCCCACTGTGCCCGCCGCCGGACAGGTCCTGGTGTCCAAGTTCCATTTCGTGGACCTGGCGGGCTCAGAGCGAATTGTGAAGACGGGAAACACGGGGGAGAGGCTGAAGGAGAGTATCCAGATCAACTGCGGCCTCCTGGCCTTGGGCAACGTCATCAGTGCCTTGGGAGATCCTCGGAGAAAGACCACCCACATCCCGTACAGGGACTCCAAAATCACCAG GATCCTGAAAGACTCCCTGGGGGGGAATGCCCAGACCGTGATGATAGCCTGCGTCAGCCCCTCTTCCTCGGACTTCGACGAGAGCCTCAACACGCTGAACTACGCCAACCGGGCTCAGAACATCCAGAACAGGGCGGTGGTGAACTGCCGCAAGGAGACGGAGCACAtcgaggagctgcagctgcagatcAAGAGCCTGCAGAAGGCGCTGGAGCAGCGGCAGCGCTCCGAGACGCGCACCATCCGCCGCTCGGGCAGCGCCAAGCGCGGCGCGCCGGACGCCACGGCCCGGCTGCTGGCCGAGTGCGCCCATTACCGCACCTGCACCGACGCCGCGCACCGGCTGCTCTCCGAGCTCCAGGAGGACAGCAACCTGACCGTGGAGCAGATCCTGCGCGTCAAGGAGTGGCTGTGCGCCGTGGAGAGCGAGAGGAGCGAGCTGACCTCGGCCGGGCTGGATAGCGGCATTGAGAGCACCTCCATGGAGGAGCAGGGACTGGAGGCGCAAGGTTCAAAAGGGGCGAAAGGCCAG GTGAGCACTGAGAAGAAGTGTGAGTCCATCAAAGATGAGCAGGTGGCCAAGCTACAGAGGCAAGTGGAACGTCTGGAGGAGGAGAACCGTGATTTCCTGGCTGCCCTGGAGGATGCTATGGAACAGTATAAGCTGCAG AGTGAcaaactgcaggagcagcaggataaGATCTCAGAGCTGCACGTGCGCTTGGAGATGGCAATGCCAAACCTGTGTGtgccaggactgctggagaaTCTTCACCTGGTGACAGCCAGCCAgagacctcacacagccccgcTGGATGCTGCCCCGTCCCGTGGCTTTGGTGGGGCTCCCTCGGGGCTGCTTCCTGAGCAGGGTGGAAGAGCTCTTTGCAAGAAG AAGCTCAGCAGCAACTCCTCCTTGCAGAAGGAGGATCTGGCAGGCTGGCACCTGAACCATGCACAGCACCCCACTGGTGATCCCGAGGTCAGAGAGGTGGTGCTGAGGAGGGAGCTCAGCCAGGACTCAGAGAAGCCATCAGAACTGTCCTCAGGAGAGGAGATGGAGGAATGGGAACAGAAGCAGTCTCTGTCCCAGTGCCG AAATGGGATCCAAAATTTGAGCAAGAAAGAGATTTTCAAGTTGGGTGAGGAGCCAAATGGAGGCAATGCCCACTCAattcaggaggagcagctggagctgtcaAAAG AGGTCTGTGGGAAGCGGGAGTCACTGCTTGGTTCCTGGAAGCGCTTGCCAGGGAAGGACTCTGAGTGGAGGCTGGTGCAAGCACAGCAGAAGATCCGAGAGCTGGCGATCAACATCCGCATGAAGGAGGAGCTGATCACGGAGCTCATTAAGACAG GCAAGGATGCCCAGGCTCTGAACAAGCAGTACAGCCAGAAGATCAGCGAGCTggagcaggaagcagagcaggtGCGGGCAGAGCTGAGCGACAgccagaagcagctccaggagctggagggCAAAGAGCCGTGGGACCCTGGGGAGAAGCGCAAGCTGCAGGAGTACCGCACACGCCTGGCGGCCGTGCGGAGCAAGGCACAG GTTCTGTGCAGGAAGAAGCAGGCGACGGAGAGGCTGGTGTCGCTGTCGGCGCAGAGCGAGAAGCGCgtgcaggagctggagaggaacATCCAGCTGATGCggcggcagcaggggcagctgcagcGGCGGCTGCGCGAGGAGAGCGAGCAGAAACGGCGGCTGGAGACAGAGGTGAACAAGGGACAGCACCGAGTCAAG gagctggagctgaagcATGAGCAGCACCAGAAAATCCTGCGCATCAAAACAGAGGAAATTGCGGCTTTCCAGAGGAAGCGGCGGAGTGGCAGCAATGGTTCTGTGatcagcctggagcagcagcag AAAATTGAGGAGCAGAAGAAGTGGCTGGACATGGAGATGGATAAAGTTCTCGAGCAGCGCCAGGCCCTGGATGAGCTGGAAGATGAGCTGAGGAAGCGGGAAGCTATTGTGGCCAAAAAggaagccctgctgcaggagaagaATGGCCTGGAGAGCAAAAGGCTGCGCTCGAGCCAG GCCCTGACAGATGACATAGTGCGCGTGTCCAGCCGCCTGGAGCACCTGGAGAAGGAGCTGAGCGAGAAGAACGGGCAGCTGCGCCACGGCAGCGCCCACGACCAGCAGCAGATCCGCCAGGAGATCAACAGCCTGCGCCAGGAGAAGGACCAGCTGCTCAAGCAGAGGCTGGAGCTCGACAACAAGCTGCGTCAGGGCAcgctgctgtccccagag GAAGAACGGATCTTGTTCCAGCTGGATGAGGCAATTGAGGCTCTGGATGCAGCCATTGAGTACAAGAACGAGTCCATCACGTGCAGGCAGCGAGTCCTGCGGGCCTCGGCCAGCCTGCTGTCACAGTGTGAGATGAACCTCATGGCCAAGCTCAGCTACCTCTCCTCCTCTGAGACAcgagctctgctctgcaagtACTTTGACAAG GTGGTGACACTGCGGGAGGatcagcacaggcagcacatTGCCTTCTCAGAGCTGGAGatgcagctggaggagcagcagcagctggtgtACTGGCTGGAGGCGGCCGTGGAGCGGCAGCGCCTGGAGATGGACCGGCAGCTcaccctgcagcagaaggagcacGAGCAGAACATGCAGTtactgctgcagcagagccgcG AGCACATGGACGAGGGGCTGGCCAGCAGCAAGCTGCAGTATGAGGCGAGGATTCAAGTGCTGGAAAAGGAGCTGAGCCGCTACATGTGGGCAAACCAGGAGCTGAACCAGAGACTGAGTAACATGAACCTCCATCCTGGACAGAACAAAG cagggatggagagaaGCATtcatggggctggggacagagctgcccCTGAGCTTGGCACCTGTGAGGAATTCAGCGCCAGGGAGCAGCCCGTGCCTCCAGCTGAAGAGAGCCCTCGGGCCAGGGATGAGAGCAGGGACCTGGTGCACGCCCCTTTGCCCTCGACGTGGAGGCGTTCCTCGCTGCCCAGCGACAGCCCCGGCGAGCCCCGGCCGAGGGACAGCGAGCACAGAGCGGGGCAGCCCCACGAGCTGCTGGCCCCGCGGAGCCTGGCTGCGGCTCCCAAAGCCCGGCGGGAGCTGCGCAGAGCCAGCCTCACCGTCAGCCCGGTGCCGCACCACCCAGCCATGATAGACGTGAGGAAAAACCCGCTCTAA